Proteins encoded by one window of Chondromyces crocatus:
- a CDS encoding HEAT repeat domain-containing protein — MTARPDSTPSPATGVSRSGQVHPRVSIPARAPERPVQQAEALGLRLTAVELERSALLFALLFLAALLLVVGRTARDALFLTRFPVTWIGPMWIAYGVVSCVVSLVYAAIAPRLPRAKFTIGFALFSACTYVILRILIGHEVRAAYVIFNVWSEIIANFVTVLVWGIAQDLHDTRSAKRLFGLIGVGRIAGTVACGFGAGAAVSFMGTENLIFILVAALFAVAALTYVLATRHPAPVQHPDRAIEERLFDTPVWRSRYALTVALFTLLLFAVLTIGDYQFKAIATVAYPERDRLASFMGFFYGAVGALSLAVQLLMPRLLSRYGVLGGIVAMPAAFITATGALFLSPSLAIASVLKASDHGLQFTVHDTATQLLLFPFPQALRERVRTLASAVAKPVGCGVGATLLIVVSASTGTADGGEALIHDAARLGLYSLPLGLVVIGLTPRLRQGYIEAMRRTLVRRGIGSEDVVVGPQTRAIFEEALFGDDAPQVLFAIDQLRSLSPEILQSAAPRLTRHRSARVRATALRLLVEVGGVEGAPELARRALRDPSELVRVAGVEVLSELLREDAHEELCRLSKEGDDATQAAAIAALMRHGGLDGMLDGAPRLRELLDSADAKNRIAAARALGMVGQQSLQRALARLIADTDPEVRREAVKAACTVADPRLIPLLVGALADRGLSRVAGRALSVIGQPAIPELTARLADPATPREARKMMPRILAASAHLDALDGLVGCIDEPDEGVRQKILASASRLRLTLQAPAVDKREVLAWVTRELDEHEHTRDRYLAARPVIAGPLLDQHLLRRLRQGLIRALRVCELGYPREEIALARTHVLGADPALRANALEVLDALLERPLFERLSRLLEGLVELRAGGFVLTKARNGAAGGSPSGQQAEAQRREAAVWVRGELARGQPYSAALVLDAAARHGLMIVAESALSATSHADPLVREAAAIAVAALSPEGARERLTALSHDEDPVVARYAHYWLETGRVGLDEDDTMYTTIEKILFLQRVPLFAGVAGDDLVALARGSIVVSLRKGDVIFREGESGGSLYLIIAGAVALSTQGRELAHLGNRDVFGEMSILDRDPRTATATVTEDAELLRVSAEDFHEAIHDTVEIAEAVIRVLNRRLRDADRLLAEARPTPALPEGQAPGSTMAPRAGREDERSVATSLDESDDIE; from the coding sequence GTGACTGCCCGGCCCGACTCGACCCCCTCTCCCGCCACCGGCGTCAGCCGCTCTGGACAGGTCCATCCGCGCGTGTCCATCCCAGCGAGAGCGCCGGAGCGTCCCGTACAGCAAGCGGAGGCGCTGGGGCTCCGTCTCACCGCCGTCGAACTCGAGCGCAGCGCGCTGCTGTTCGCGCTGCTCTTCCTGGCAGCCCTGTTGCTCGTCGTGGGCCGGACGGCGCGCGACGCCCTCTTCCTGACGCGCTTCCCGGTGACGTGGATCGGCCCCATGTGGATCGCTTACGGGGTCGTGTCCTGCGTGGTGAGCCTGGTGTATGCGGCCATCGCGCCACGGCTGCCGAGGGCCAAGTTCACCATCGGCTTCGCCCTCTTCAGCGCGTGTACCTATGTGATCCTGCGGATCCTCATCGGCCACGAGGTCCGCGCGGCATACGTGATCTTCAACGTCTGGTCGGAGATCATCGCCAACTTCGTCACCGTGCTCGTCTGGGGGATCGCCCAGGATCTGCATGATACGAGGAGCGCCAAGCGCCTCTTCGGGCTCATCGGTGTGGGCAGGATCGCGGGAACGGTCGCCTGTGGCTTCGGTGCAGGGGCCGCGGTGTCCTTCATGGGTACCGAGAACCTGATCTTCATTCTGGTCGCGGCGCTGTTCGCCGTCGCGGCGCTCACCTACGTGCTCGCCACCCGTCACCCGGCCCCCGTCCAGCACCCCGATCGGGCCATCGAGGAGCGGCTGTTCGACACCCCGGTCTGGCGCTCACGCTACGCGCTCACCGTCGCCCTGTTCACGCTGCTCCTCTTCGCCGTGCTCACGATCGGCGACTACCAGTTCAAGGCCATCGCGACCGTCGCCTACCCGGAGCGAGACCGGCTGGCGAGCTTCATGGGCTTCTTCTATGGCGCCGTGGGTGCGCTCAGCCTCGCCGTGCAGCTCCTGATGCCACGGCTGCTCTCACGGTACGGGGTGCTGGGTGGGATCGTGGCCATGCCCGCCGCGTTCATCACCGCCACGGGTGCGCTGTTCCTGTCCCCCTCCCTCGCGATCGCCTCGGTGCTCAAGGCGAGCGATCACGGGCTGCAGTTCACCGTGCACGATACGGCGACGCAGCTCTTGCTGTTCCCCTTTCCCCAGGCGCTGCGCGAGCGGGTGCGCACCCTCGCGTCGGCGGTGGCCAAGCCCGTCGGTTGCGGTGTCGGCGCGACCCTGCTGATCGTGGTCAGCGCCTCGACGGGGACGGCGGATGGCGGGGAAGCGCTCATTCACGACGCCGCGCGGCTCGGCTTGTACTCGTTGCCTCTGGGCCTCGTCGTCATCGGGCTCACGCCTCGGCTGCGTCAGGGGTACATCGAAGCCATGCGCCGCACCCTGGTCCGACGCGGGATCGGGAGCGAGGACGTGGTGGTCGGACCGCAGACCCGGGCGATCTTCGAGGAGGCGCTCTTCGGCGACGATGCTCCGCAGGTGCTGTTCGCGATCGATCAGCTCCGCTCGCTTTCGCCCGAGATCCTTCAGAGCGCGGCGCCGAGACTCACACGACATCGATCCGCGCGCGTGCGTGCGACCGCGCTGCGCCTGCTGGTCGAGGTCGGTGGGGTGGAGGGCGCCCCCGAGCTCGCACGCCGAGCGCTGCGGGATCCGAGCGAGCTGGTGAGGGTCGCAGGCGTGGAGGTGCTCTCGGAGCTGCTCCGCGAGGACGCGCACGAGGAGCTGTGTCGTCTGTCCAAGGAGGGCGACGACGCGACCCAGGCCGCGGCGATCGCCGCCTTGATGCGCCACGGGGGCCTGGACGGGATGCTCGACGGGGCGCCCAGGCTGCGAGAGCTGCTCGACAGCGCCGACGCGAAGAACCGCATCGCCGCGGCGCGCGCGCTGGGGATGGTCGGGCAACAGTCGCTGCAACGGGCGCTGGCGCGGCTGATCGCGGATACGGATCCCGAGGTGCGGCGCGAGGCGGTGAAGGCGGCCTGCACGGTGGCAGATCCGCGGCTGATCCCGCTGCTCGTCGGGGCGCTGGCGGATCGAGGGCTCTCACGGGTGGCCGGGAGAGCGCTGTCGGTGATCGGTCAGCCAGCGATACCGGAACTCACGGCGCGCCTCGCCGATCCAGCGACGCCGCGCGAGGCGAGGAAGATGATGCCGCGCATCCTCGCAGCCTCGGCGCATCTGGACGCGCTCGATGGACTGGTGGGGTGCATCGACGAGCCGGACGAGGGCGTACGGCAGAAGATCCTGGCCTCGGCGTCACGGCTCCGGCTCACCCTCCAGGCGCCGGCCGTGGACAAGCGCGAGGTGCTGGCGTGGGTCACGAGGGAGCTGGACGAGCACGAACACACCCGCGATCGCTACCTCGCAGCGCGGCCGGTCATCGCAGGTCCCTTGCTGGATCAGCACCTGCTGCGGCGCCTGCGCCAGGGGCTGATCCGTGCGCTCCGGGTCTGCGAGCTGGGCTATCCCCGCGAGGAGATCGCGCTGGCGCGGACCCATGTCCTCGGCGCAGACCCGGCCCTCCGAGCCAATGCGCTCGAGGTCCTCGATGCGCTGCTCGAGCGGCCGCTGTTCGAGCGGTTGAGCCGGCTGCTGGAGGGGCTGGTCGAGCTGCGCGCGGGAGGGTTCGTGCTGACGAAGGCACGGAACGGAGCCGCCGGAGGCTCGCCCTCGGGACAGCAGGCGGAGGCTCAGCGCCGCGAGGCGGCTGTATGGGTGCGAGGAGAACTCGCGCGAGGGCAGCCCTACAGCGCAGCGCTCGTACTCGATGCGGCGGCCCGCCACGGATTGATGATCGTCGCCGAGAGCGCGCTCTCGGCCACCTCGCACGCAGATCCGCTGGTGCGAGAGGCCGCAGCCATCGCCGTGGCGGCCCTGTCTCCCGAGGGGGCGCGCGAGCGCCTCACGGCGCTGAGCCACGATGAGGATCCCGTCGTGGCGCGCTATGCACACTACTGGCTCGAGACCGGCCGCGTCGGGCTCGACGAGGACGACACCATGTACACGACCATCGAGAAGATCCTGTTCCTCCAGCGGGTCCCCCTCTTCGCTGGCGTCGCCGGGGACGATCTGGTGGCGCTCGCCCGCGGGTCGATCGTGGTGTCGCTACGGAAGGGTGACGTCATCTTCCGCGAGGGGGAGTCCGGAGGATCCCTGTACCTGATCATCGCCGGGGCCGTGGCCCTCTCCACGCAGGGACGCGAACTCGCCCACCTCGGCAACCGGGACGTGTTCGGTGAGATGTCGATCCTCGACCGCGATCCGCGCACGGCGACGGCGACGGTGACGGAGGACGCCGAGCTGCTGCGGGTGTCGGCGGAGGATTTCCACGAGGCGATCCACGACACGGTGGAGATCGCGGAGGCGGTGATCCGGGTGCTGAACCGACGGCTGAGGGATGCAGATCGCTTGCTGGCCGAGGCGCGTCCGACGCCCGCGCTGCCCGAGGGGCAGGCGCCCGGTTCGACGATGGCGCCGCGCGCCGGTCGAGAGGACGAGCGCTCCGTGGCGACGTCGCTCGACGAGAGCGACGACATCGAGTGA
- a CDS encoding DUF6600 domain-containing protein, which yields MTLMLPLARIFCVLGATAVFALGAAGAHAQALPPGYANDTPDVTGETGDSQAFVAQPAQDALGDEYYEDADPSALAEFEEPLADHGTWVSDETYGTVWVPSAAEVGPDFAPYQTAGRWALSDEGDWMWVSDYDWGYIPFHYGRWTWSGGYGWVWIPGRVYAPAWVVWRTGDYGYIGWAPMPPTFYWSSGVAVRLWGVPRAAYVFCPTSYVFHRHVTTYVVRDRAVVQRVAAHTRPYRPAAAASRPGRPGQSGGSARPGSYRPASPSLADARIAAKSAPKAATRPDPRALGFARKSTTPQARAMTTPSRNQPGMQLPQRGTDARDSLGRLPQRDRGNLPRPGGDARQPIQGPQRITPQTNPGRQGPQRVTPQTNPGQQGPQRITPPGRSSGASAPFTRQPELSGSTGRAPRAPSPVMRTPSSRSTMPAPAQRTPSVRQPSFQQSPRATPSPRVSPSTRVSPSTRMSSPSPRVSSPSRSSAPKAVSAPKATRSAPKPSTNIRRR from the coding sequence ATGACCCTGATGTTGCCCCTCGCTCGCATCTTCTGCGTCCTCGGCGCTACCGCCGTTTTTGCCCTCGGCGCGGCTGGGGCGCACGCACAGGCGCTGCCTCCCGGCTACGCCAACGACACGCCCGACGTGACGGGTGAGACCGGTGATTCACAGGCCTTTGTGGCACAGCCGGCCCAGGATGCGCTGGGCGACGAGTACTACGAAGACGCCGACCCGAGCGCGCTGGCGGAATTCGAGGAGCCCCTGGCGGATCACGGGACGTGGGTCAGCGACGAGACGTACGGCACGGTGTGGGTCCCCTCGGCGGCGGAAGTCGGTCCCGACTTCGCCCCTTATCAGACGGCAGGGCGCTGGGCCCTCTCCGACGAGGGCGACTGGATGTGGGTCAGCGATTACGACTGGGGGTACATCCCGTTCCATTACGGCCGCTGGACCTGGTCGGGGGGCTACGGCTGGGTGTGGATCCCGGGCCGGGTTTACGCGCCGGCCTGGGTCGTATGGCGAACGGGCGACTACGGGTACATCGGCTGGGCCCCGATGCCCCCGACCTTCTACTGGTCCAGCGGCGTCGCCGTGCGGCTCTGGGGCGTGCCGAGGGCGGCCTACGTCTTCTGCCCGACGAGCTACGTCTTTCACCGCCACGTGACGACCTATGTCGTTCGCGATCGCGCGGTGGTGCAGCGCGTCGCGGCGCACACCCGACCGTACCGCCCGGCGGCGGCAGCGTCGCGACCGGGGCGCCCTGGCCAGTCGGGCGGGAGCGCGCGACCCGGGTCCTATCGTCCCGCGTCCCCCTCCCTCGCGGACGCCCGGATCGCTGCCAAGTCGGCACCGAAGGCGGCGACCAGGCCCGACCCGCGCGCCCTCGGCTTCGCTCGCAAGAGCACCACGCCGCAAGCGCGCGCCATGACGACGCCGTCGCGGAACCAGCCCGGCATGCAACTCCCCCAGCGTGGCACCGACGCCCGCGACTCCTTGGGGCGCCTCCCGCAGCGCGACCGCGGCAACCTCCCGCGGCCGGGGGGCGACGCCCGCCAACCCATCCAGGGCCCGCAGCGCATCACGCCGCAGACCAACCCTGGCCGCCAGGGACCGCAGCGCGTCACCCCGCAGACCAACCCTGGCCAGCAGGGCCCGCAGCGCATCACCCCGCCGGGCCGGAGCAGCGGCGCCAGCGCGCCCTTCACGCGGCAGCCCGAGCTGTCGGGCAGCACCGGCCGCGCGCCGCGCGCGCCGTCGCCCGTGATGCGCACGCCCAGCTCTCGAAGCACGATGCCTGCCCCCGCGCAGCGTACGCCTTCCGTTCGGCAGCCCAGCTTCCAGCAGTCACCGAGAGCGACGCCCTCGCCGCGGGTCTCACCGTCCACGCGGGTCTCGCCGTCCACGCGCATGTCCTCTCCGTCCCCCCGCGTGTCCTCTCCGTCCAGGAGCTCGGCGCCCAAAGCCGTCTCGGCCCCCAAGGCGACCCGGAGCGCGCCGAAGCCTTCGACGAACATCCGTCGGAGGTAG
- a CDS encoding AmpG family muropeptide MFS transporter: protein MSGGEPASAGAAHGAEGGGAVRGGSSQGTSEPVDEGTPGSPGQEEKAPGAGQAGLVAAGAAVPWVLSTYFAEGLPYALLHKFASEFFTHANASTGAIGLLSLYGLAWNSKFLWSPFLDLYGARRTWLLATEVLMGLGVLALAWPAGEGALEMVATGFVVIALLAATHDIAVDGFYLQALDKDAQTKLTGLRVGAYRGALLVGGSVLVTFAASTSWRAAFLAAGALLALLAVIHAFLLPRPVIVPSATRPSYFAALKSFLEQPSIGAVLAFIVLFRAGDAMMFSVSTPFLRWLGLDLTARGLLNTPSIVASIGGSMLGAVVVSRWGLARTLLPITVVQSLAIPLYALLAWLRPSLPAVSAIVIVEQIAAGIGTAALMVFLMRRCTGEFKASHFAVASALMSLPMTGIGSVSGFLAERVGFTVFFLLAFAASLPGVFLARRVPTD, encoded by the coding sequence ATGTCGGGCGGGGAGCCGGCCAGCGCGGGTGCCGCCCACGGGGCCGAGGGCGGTGGGGCGGTGAGGGGCGGCTCGAGCCAGGGGACGTCGGAGCCCGTGGACGAGGGCACGCCCGGGAGTCCGGGGCAGGAGGAGAAGGCACCAGGGGCGGGGCAGGCGGGGCTGGTGGCGGCAGGGGCGGCCGTCCCCTGGGTGCTGTCCACGTACTTCGCTGAGGGGCTGCCTTACGCGCTGCTCCACAAATTCGCGTCCGAGTTCTTCACCCACGCCAACGCGAGCACCGGGGCCATCGGGCTCCTGTCCCTGTACGGGCTGGCGTGGAACAGCAAGTTTCTGTGGAGCCCCTTCCTGGACCTTTACGGGGCGCGGAGGACGTGGCTGCTCGCGACCGAGGTCCTGATGGGGCTGGGGGTGCTCGCCCTCGCCTGGCCTGCCGGGGAAGGCGCGCTGGAGATGGTGGCCACGGGGTTCGTGGTGATCGCCTTGCTCGCGGCGACCCACGACATCGCCGTCGACGGCTTCTACCTCCAGGCGCTCGACAAGGACGCGCAGACGAAGCTGACCGGGCTGCGGGTGGGGGCCTATCGAGGAGCGCTGCTCGTGGGCGGCAGCGTGCTGGTGACGTTCGCGGCGAGCACCTCATGGCGAGCGGCCTTCCTCGCGGCGGGCGCGCTGCTCGCGCTGCTCGCCGTGATTCATGCGTTCTTGCTCCCGCGCCCGGTGATCGTTCCTTCGGCGACGCGGCCCAGCTACTTCGCGGCGCTGAAGTCGTTCCTCGAGCAGCCGTCGATCGGCGCCGTGCTGGCCTTCATCGTGCTGTTCCGGGCAGGGGACGCGATGATGTTCTCGGTGTCCACGCCGTTCCTTCGGTGGCTGGGGCTGGATCTCACGGCGCGTGGGCTGTTGAACACGCCGAGCATCGTCGCCTCCATCGGCGGTTCGATGCTGGGGGCGGTGGTGGTGTCGCGCTGGGGGCTCGCGCGGACCCTGCTCCCCATCACCGTGGTGCAGAGCCTCGCGATCCCGCTGTACGCGCTGCTCGCGTGGCTCCGCCCTTCGCTGCCCGCCGTGAGCGCGATCGTCATCGTCGAGCAGATCGCGGCGGGCATCGGGACGGCCGCGCTGATGGTGTTCCTGATGCGTCGCTGCACGGGTGAGTTCAAGGCGTCGCACTTCGCCGTCGCGAGCGCGCTCATGTCGCTTCCCATGACCGGGATCGGGAGCGTGAGTGGTTTCCTCGCGGAGCGCGTGGGGTTCACGGTGTTCTTCCTTCTCGCCTTCGCCGCGTCTCTCCCTGGGGTGTTTCTGGCGCGGCGCGTACCGACCGACTGA
- a CDS encoding M16 family metallopeptidase, with amino-acid sequence MHVSRRLRALLAGALAGLAGLSAGMLSAPCSARAETPAPAPAPPSRLDVPFTRYTLPNGLTVILHEDHTLPLVAVNVMVKVGSRHEAPKRTGFAHLFEHLMFMGTHRVPTKKFDAWMEAQGGWNNAWTSEDRTDYFEVAPTHALPLLLWMEADRFSSLADDMDLPKLDAQRDVVRNERRQSVENTPYGKAELRLPELMYPPGHPYHHPVIGSHEDLQAATVQDVTSFFRSWYVPNNASLVVAGDIDPAATRAMIEKYFGIIPAGQVPAAPAASAVALKKVVRETLTDNVQLPKVIMAWHSPAHYAEGDADLDLLAAILEEGKASRLYKALVYDKPLAQEISVSQQSGELGSRFVVEAIARPGVELTQLEAAIDAELEKIRTATVQQRELDRARNQFETMFVSRLESTMARAMILNQYETFRGDPGYAERDLGRYRAVTSQSLQRVARSVLAPDARVILHIVPAGQSKEGK; translated from the coding sequence ATGCATGTCTCCAGGCGTCTCCGTGCGCTTCTCGCTGGCGCCCTCGCTGGGCTTGCCGGGCTCTCCGCCGGCATGCTCTCCGCGCCTTGCTCTGCCAGAGCCGAAACGCCGGCACCGGCACCGGCTCCGCCGTCCCGGCTCGATGTGCCCTTCACCCGCTACACCTTGCCGAACGGTCTCACGGTCATTCTCCACGAGGACCACACGCTGCCACTCGTCGCGGTGAACGTGATGGTGAAGGTCGGCTCGCGCCACGAGGCGCCGAAGCGGACGGGGTTCGCCCACCTGTTCGAGCACCTCATGTTCATGGGCACGCACCGCGTCCCCACCAAGAAGTTCGACGCCTGGATGGAAGCCCAGGGGGGGTGGAACAACGCCTGGACCAGCGAGGACCGCACCGACTACTTCGAGGTCGCGCCGACGCACGCCCTGCCGCTCCTGCTCTGGATGGAGGCGGATCGGTTCTCGTCCCTCGCTGACGACATGGACCTGCCCAAGCTCGACGCACAGCGTGACGTGGTCAGGAATGAGCGGCGCCAGAGTGTCGAGAACACGCCCTACGGGAAAGCTGAACTCCGTCTGCCAGAGCTGATGTATCCGCCCGGCCACCCGTACCATCACCCCGTCATCGGTTCGCACGAAGATCTGCAGGCCGCCACGGTGCAGGACGTCACCAGCTTCTTCCGGAGCTGGTACGTCCCCAACAACGCCTCCCTCGTCGTCGCGGGCGACATCGATCCTGCCGCGACACGCGCGATGATCGAGAAGTACTTCGGGATCATCCCCGCTGGGCAGGTCCCGGCTGCTCCTGCCGCCTCTGCCGTTGCCCTGAAGAAGGTGGTGCGAGAGACGCTCACGGACAACGTGCAGCTCCCGAAGGTGATCATGGCGTGGCACAGCCCCGCGCACTACGCGGAGGGCGACGCCGATCTCGACCTGCTCGCGGCCATCCTCGAAGAGGGGAAGGCCAGTCGGCTCTACAAGGCGCTCGTCTATGACAAGCCGCTGGCGCAGGAGATCTCCGTCTCGCAGCAGTCTGGCGAGCTGGGATCGCGTTTCGTCGTCGAGGCCATCGCGCGACCAGGTGTCGAGCTGACGCAGCTGGAGGCGGCCATCGACGCGGAGCTCGAGAAGATCAGGACGGCCACCGTCCAGCAGAGGGAGCTGGATCGCGCCCGGAACCAGTTCGAGACCATGTTCGTCTCCCGGCTGGAGTCGACGATGGCGCGCGCGATGATCCTCAACCAGTACGAGACGTTCCGCGGCGATCCCGGTTACGCAGAGCGGGACCTGGGGCGATACCGCGCCGTGACTTCGCAGTCGTTGCAGCGGGTGGCCAGGTCGGTGTTGGCGCCCGATGCTCGCGTGATCTTGCACATCGTGCCCGCCGGGCAGAGCAAGGAGGGAAAGTGA
- a CDS encoding M16 family metallopeptidase — translation MSRRTTLRAALCAGMLGALVGCGSTPPTNGTSAQHPETPPTTERPKADVGSAPDLLGPMPELGSPKEFNPPPPVVFEAANGMKVWLLERHALPLVSVSLVIPYGASSDPAGGAGLSYITADMMDEGAGKRDAVELSSAVKDLGATLSLSARTDGSVASLTVLKKNVEPAFSILADVVVRPRFDAKEWKRVSDLWQNGLRKRGDDPAQVARVVSSAALYGPGSPYGHPSDGLLADAQKIKLADVKAFYQSVWRPDRATLVVTGDITKDEVLKLVERDLRGWKAPKKAPPSEVVPATNGSWKPPRLLLVDRAEAPQSVIMVLRDGVAASDSRAPLLDLINSALGGSFTSRLNQNLREEKGWTYGANSAFTETRGRGAFVAKAAVVAEATGPALKEMLGELTKMADAGLTPEEFSKVRAKDRADLVEIYETTSRTAQRLSMLSLLGLPPAHDVRATEARQKSTLAQLAELSSAVDPKSAVVLVVGPRVQIEPQLQSLGLGEPVFWDAEGRPVAATPTP, via the coding sequence ATGAGCCGACGGACGACGCTGCGCGCTGCGCTCTGCGCCGGGATGCTCGGGGCGCTGGTGGGGTGTGGGAGCACGCCACCGACGAACGGGACCTCGGCGCAGCATCCCGAGACGCCTCCGACCACGGAACGTCCCAAGGCCGACGTGGGTTCAGCCCCCGATCTGCTCGGCCCCATGCCCGAGCTGGGCTCCCCCAAGGAGTTCAACCCGCCTCCTCCGGTGGTGTTCGAGGCTGCAAACGGGATGAAGGTGTGGCTCCTCGAGCGTCACGCTTTGCCCCTGGTCTCGGTTTCGCTGGTGATCCCGTATGGAGCGTCATCGGATCCGGCTGGTGGAGCGGGGCTGTCCTACATCACAGCCGACATGATGGACGAGGGGGCTGGCAAGCGGGACGCCGTCGAGCTCTCGAGCGCAGTCAAGGACCTCGGTGCCACGCTGAGCCTCTCGGCGCGCACGGATGGGAGTGTCGCGTCTCTCACCGTGCTGAAGAAGAACGTCGAGCCCGCGTTCTCGATCCTCGCCGACGTCGTCGTGCGCCCTCGGTTCGATGCCAAGGAGTGGAAGCGCGTCAGCGATCTCTGGCAGAACGGTCTTCGCAAGCGTGGGGATGACCCGGCACAGGTGGCGCGGGTGGTGTCGAGCGCTGCTCTGTACGGTCCCGGGTCGCCCTACGGGCATCCCTCCGATGGCCTGCTTGCAGATGCGCAGAAGATCAAGCTCGCCGACGTGAAGGCCTTCTATCAGTCCGTGTGGCGCCCCGATCGAGCGACCCTGGTCGTGACGGGCGACATCACGAAGGACGAGGTGCTGAAGCTCGTCGAGCGTGACCTGCGCGGGTGGAAGGCACCCAAGAAGGCGCCGCCGTCGGAGGTCGTGCCTGCCACGAACGGCTCGTGGAAGCCGCCGCGTCTGCTCCTGGTCGATCGCGCCGAGGCGCCTCAGTCGGTGATCATGGTGCTCCGCGATGGTGTCGCTGCCAGCGACTCGCGGGCGCCGCTGCTCGATCTGATCAACTCCGCGCTCGGAGGGTCGTTCACGTCGCGCTTGAATCAGAACCTCCGAGAAGAGAAGGGGTGGACCTACGGCGCGAACTCGGCGTTCACCGAGACGCGAGGGCGGGGCGCGTTCGTCGCCAAGGCGGCAGTGGTCGCCGAGGCCACCGGGCCGGCACTGAAGGAGATGCTCGGTGAGCTGACGAAGATGGCCGACGCGGGGCTGACCCCGGAGGAGTTCTCGAAGGTCCGGGCCAAGGACCGCGCTGATCTCGTGGAGATCTACGAGACGACGAGCCGGACTGCGCAGCGGCTTTCGATGCTCTCGTTGCTGGGGCTACCTCCGGCCCATGACGTGAGGGCGACCGAAGCCAGGCAGAAGTCGACGCTTGCGCAGCTCGCCGAGCTGTCATCGGCGGTCGATCCGAAATCTGCGGTCGTGCTGGTCGTGGGACCTCGGGTCCAGATCGAGCCTCAGCTCCAGAGCCTGGGTCTTGGCGAGCCCGTCTTCTGGGACGCGGAAGGTCGTCCGGTCGCTGCGACGCCCACCCCTTGA
- a CDS encoding response regulator, with the protein MRILLCEDQDAIRRMIEALVGASGHEVTGVRTGAEAIELALKEPYDVVLLDLMLPGTMDGFEVCGRLRSDPSTKALPIVIISALDDKESRERAERAGATAYYAKPFRPLELLEYIGSLEPANRPAG; encoded by the coding sequence ATGCGAATTTTGCTTTGTGAAGATCAAGACGCCATCCGGCGCATGATCGAGGCACTGGTTGGCGCCAGCGGCCACGAGGTCACGGGTGTTCGCACCGGAGCCGAAGCCATCGAGCTGGCCCTGAAGGAGCCGTACGATGTGGTGCTTCTCGATCTGATGCTGCCGGGCACGATGGACGGCTTCGAGGTCTGCGGGCGGCTGCGCAGCGATCCTTCGACGAAGGCGCTGCCGATCGTCATCATCAGCGCGCTCGACGACAAGGAGTCGCGTGAGCGGGCAGAGCGTGCCGGGGCGACCGCGTACTATGCGAAGCCGTTCCGGCCGCTGGAGCTGCTGGAGTACATCGGGAGCCTCGAGCCTGCCAACCGCCCCGCGGGCTGA